Proteins encoded in a region of the Marinomonas maritima genome:
- a CDS encoding DMT family transporter — translation MTYFLLFLAILAEVIATTALKASDSFTKLGPSVVLVVGYGVSFYLLTIVMRSMPTGVTYAIWSGLGVVLISLFGYLFANEKLDMAACFGMSLIVTGVVVINVFSKTVSH, via the coding sequence ATGACGTATTTTTTGTTGTTCTTAGCCATACTTGCCGAAGTGATCGCGACGACGGCATTAAAAGCGTCGGACTCTTTCACTAAACTGGGACCCAGCGTCGTGCTTGTTGTTGGTTATGGGGTGTCTTTTTATCTATTAACCATCGTGATGCGCTCGATGCCAACCGGTGTGACTTACGCTATTTGGTCTGGGTTGGGTGTGGTTTTAATTTCGTTGTTTGGCTATTTATTTGCCAATGAAAAACTCGATATGGCCGCTTGTTTCGGTATGTCATTGATTGTTACCGGTGTAGTAGTGATTAATGTTTTTTCTAAAACGGTGAGCCACTAG
- a CDS encoding alpha-amylase family glycosyl hydrolase, with product MENAPLSPLEQRLIAHLQTIYPNLDTKELAERCLTTFHLDPTTESPRPHRNLWDQSDIMLITYADTLRRKEEAPLETLHKFVKNKLSDSISAVHLLPFFPYSSDDGFSVMDYTTVNPSCGQWDHVSNLSKDFKVMGDLVINHCSSRSLWFENYKAGVNPGASFFYEADPSADLSAVVRPRTSSLLREVQTKNGEKHVWCTFSHDQVDLNFENPDVLLEFLRIIHLYLEKGIRWFRLDAVAFLWKVPGTSCINLPQTHEIIRLLRLMIEHYAPESVIITETNIPNQENLTYFGNANEAHLIYNFSLPPLLINSLVTGNCSHLKQWLMSMAPAQQGTTYLNFVASHDGIGLRPTEGLLSEWELETLINTMKRFGGKISSRTTPQGEAKPYEINISLWNALSGSAQQGPDQWQFARFLCAAGVMMALEGVPAFYIHSLFGTENDLDRVNNTGHYRSINRHIWDMEELEHALNSPTHHQKVFQSVTKLTQIRRAQPAFHPNATQYILHMGENLFAFWRQSLDRRQSLFAVYNMTDLPQHFNLSELNLIATDDWTDLVSEQAYEDRLGKVTLMPYQFVWLANKKGKIKSNT from the coding sequence ATGGAAAATGCACCATTGTCGCCTCTAGAACAGCGGCTTATTGCTCATCTGCAGACTATTTATCCGAATTTAGACACCAAAGAGCTGGCTGAAAGGTGCTTAACGACTTTTCACCTAGATCCGACAACAGAATCACCGAGACCCCATAGAAACTTATGGGATCAATCTGACATTATGTTAATTACCTATGCAGACACCTTGCGCAGAAAAGAAGAAGCGCCTTTAGAAACACTGCATAAGTTTGTAAAAAACAAATTGTCCGACTCTATTTCTGCGGTTCACTTGCTGCCATTTTTCCCTTACAGCTCGGACGATGGCTTTAGTGTGATGGATTACACGACGGTCAACCCTTCGTGTGGGCAGTGGGACCATGTGTCGAATCTTTCAAAAGATTTCAAAGTCATGGGCGATTTAGTCATTAATCACTGCTCAAGCCGAAGCTTATGGTTTGAGAACTACAAAGCAGGCGTGAACCCTGGGGCCAGTTTCTTTTATGAAGCAGACCCAAGTGCTGACTTGAGCGCCGTTGTTCGCCCTAGAACCTCGTCACTACTCAGAGAAGTGCAAACCAAAAATGGTGAAAAACACGTTTGGTGTACGTTTAGCCACGACCAAGTTGACTTAAATTTTGAAAACCCAGACGTTCTGCTGGAGTTTCTACGCATCATTCATTTGTACCTTGAAAAAGGCATTCGCTGGTTTCGCTTAGACGCGGTGGCCTTTCTATGGAAGGTTCCTGGTACAAGCTGTATTAATCTACCCCAAACTCATGAAATCATTCGTTTATTAAGACTAATGATCGAACATTACGCACCAGAATCCGTCATTATCACCGAAACTAACATACCCAATCAGGAAAATTTAACCTATTTTGGTAACGCCAACGAAGCGCATTTGATCTACAATTTTTCATTGCCACCTTTGCTTATTAACAGCCTTGTCACGGGGAATTGTAGCCATTTAAAGCAATGGCTCATGAGCATGGCACCCGCTCAACAAGGCACCACTTACCTGAACTTTGTGGCGTCACACGACGGTATAGGTTTACGCCCTACAGAGGGTCTGCTTTCTGAATGGGAACTAGAAACGCTAATCAACACCATGAAACGCTTTGGCGGAAAAATAAGTTCGCGTACGACACCGCAAGGCGAAGCCAAACCTTATGAGATCAACATAAGCCTGTGGAATGCCTTGTCTGGTTCCGCGCAACAAGGCCCAGATCAATGGCAGTTCGCTCGTTTCCTTTGCGCAGCGGGTGTCATGATGGCGCTAGAAGGCGTGCCTGCCTTTTATATTCACAGTCTATTTGGTACAGAAAATGATTTGGATCGAGTGAATAACACGGGTCATTATCGCTCAATCAACCGCCATATTTGGGATATGGAAGAGTTAGAACACGCCTTAAATTCACCAACACATCATCAAAAAGTCTTTCAGAGTGTCACCAAGTTAACTCAAATACGCCGCGCTCAACCCGCTTTCCACCCGAATGCGACTCAGTATATTTTGCACATGGGAGAAAACTTATTTGCTTTCTGGCGACAAAGTTTGGACAGAAGACAAAGCCTGTTTGCAGTGTATAACATGACGGATCTGCCACAACATTTTAACTTGTCAGAGCTTAACCTTATTGCCACCGATGATTGGACAGATTTGGTCTCGGAACAAGCATACGAAGACCGTTTAGGAAAAGTCACCTTGATGCCCTACCAGTTTGTCTGGTTGGCAAATAAAAAAGGCAAAATTAAAAGCAATACTTAG
- a CDS encoding glycosyltransferase family protein, giving the protein MGDFHQNGIITTLHNLAHRPLEEMEAELCEFAKTRPMSLILPCLYSELETDAMPNILKHLQQVPYLSEIIIGLDRATEEQYKHALEFFSVLPQNYKVLWNDGPRLREIDSVLKGEHLSPSDPGKGRNVWFCMGYNLAAGKAESIAMHDCDIVTYDRELLARLIYPVANPNFNYEFCKGFYARAANGKMNGRVTRLLVTPLLCSLKKVFGHLDYLDYLDSYRYPLAGEFSFRRDVMTDLRIPSDWGLEIGVLSEMYRNYSTNRLCQVDIADIYDHKHQDLSAGNDDGGLSKMSIDITKAIFRKLATNGTIFNQETFRTIKATYYRVALDFIETYRNDAEINGLKLDVHAEEQAVELFAGNIMKAGNQYLENPMETPFIPSWNRVISAFPRVMTQLAQAVELDMAEFGPK; this is encoded by the coding sequence ATGGGCGATTTTCATCAAAACGGCATTATCACGACGCTTCATAATTTGGCGCACCGCCCGCTAGAAGAAATGGAAGCAGAGCTGTGCGAGTTTGCAAAAACGCGACCTATGTCTCTGATTCTGCCTTGTCTGTACTCGGAACTAGAAACAGACGCCATGCCTAATATTTTAAAACATTTGCAACAAGTGCCTTACTTGTCTGAAATCATCATCGGATTAGACAGAGCAACAGAAGAACAATACAAACACGCGCTTGAGTTTTTCAGTGTTTTGCCGCAAAACTACAAAGTGCTGTGGAACGATGGTCCTCGCTTAAGAGAAATAGACAGCGTCCTAAAAGGTGAACACCTTTCCCCTTCTGACCCAGGTAAAGGCCGCAACGTTTGGTTCTGTATGGGCTACAACTTAGCCGCCGGCAAAGCGGAATCCATCGCTATGCACGATTGCGATATTGTGACGTACGACAGAGAACTGCTCGCTCGTCTTATTTACCCTGTTGCCAATCCGAACTTTAACTATGAGTTCTGTAAAGGCTTTTATGCCCGCGCCGCCAATGGAAAAATGAATGGTCGAGTCACTCGTTTATTGGTGACACCTTTACTGTGTTCACTCAAAAAAGTCTTTGGGCATTTGGATTATTTGGATTATCTAGACAGCTACCGCTACCCACTAGCAGGCGAATTTTCCTTTCGCCGTGATGTGATGACCGATTTACGCATACCAAGCGATTGGGGGTTAGAAATTGGCGTATTAAGTGAAATGTATCGCAACTATTCGACCAACCGTTTATGTCAGGTCGATATCGCCGACATTTACGATCATAAACACCAAGACTTATCAGCCGGTAATGATGATGGAGGCTTATCTAAAATGTCGATCGACATCACCAAAGCTATTTTTAGAAAGCTGGCAACAAATGGTACGATTTTTAACCAAGAAACATTCCGAACGATCAAAGCAACCTACTACCGTGTGGCATTGGATTTTATTGAAACCTATCGCAATGACGCAGAAATCAACGGACTGAAGCTAGATGTTCATGCCGAAGAGCAAGCGGTTGAGCTTTTTGCCGGCAACATTATGAAAGCGGGTAATCAGTATTTAGAGAACCCTATGGAAACGCCTTTTATCCCTAGTTGGAACCGTGTGATAAGTGCTTTTCCTAGGGTTATGACGCAACTGGCACAAGCGGTTGAGTTAGACATGGCCGAGTTCGGTCCTAAATAA
- a CDS encoding HAD-IIB family hydrolase, translated as MTRLLIFTDLDGTLLDHHTYSFKAAQSALLSLKTFSIPCIINTSKTFSELLSLRKDLNHQDPFIVENGSAIYIPKNLALTIDEPLEDCGEYWLKAFGPKRDRLIELTNDKQDDYTFKRFSDMTWQELMSITGLSEANAKQAMQREFTEPMLWTDSHLALNHFREHLAQFDIQIQKGGRFSHLMGKHCDKANAMLWLKEVYETQSDEAITTMALGDGENDVGMLSRADIPVVIRSPVHAPPEIPNRSDAWLSDAYGPEGWAQAINLMLTKQGIL; from the coding sequence ATGACTAGACTTTTAATATTCACAGATTTAGATGGCACATTACTCGACCATCACACTTATAGCTTTAAAGCAGCACAATCCGCGTTACTGTCGCTAAAAACCTTTTCCATTCCTTGCATCATCAATACAAGCAAGACATTCAGCGAGCTTCTCTCCCTTAGAAAAGATCTTAATCATCAAGACCCTTTTATCGTTGAAAATGGTTCCGCCATCTATATTCCTAAAAATTTGGCACTGACGATAGACGAGCCATTAGAAGATTGCGGTGAATATTGGTTAAAAGCCTTTGGGCCAAAACGTGACAGGTTGATCGAACTCACCAACGACAAACAAGACGACTACACATTTAAACGCTTCAGCGACATGACGTGGCAAGAACTGATGTCAATCACAGGCTTAAGCGAAGCAAACGCCAAACAAGCCATGCAGCGAGAGTTCACTGAACCCATGCTATGGACAGACTCTCACCTCGCGCTCAATCATTTTAGAGAGCACCTTGCGCAGTTTGATATACAAATCCAAAAAGGCGGCCGTTTTTCCCATTTAATGGGTAAACACTGCGACAAGGCAAACGCCATGCTGTGGTTAAAAGAGGTGTATGAGACACAAAGTGACGAAGCCATTACTACCATGGCCTTAGGCGATGGCGAAAATGACGTTGGCATGCTGAGTAGAGCCGATATTCCGGTGGTGATTCGGTCACCTGTTCATGCGCCACCAGAAATACCAAATCGCAGCGATGCTTGGCTTAGTGACGCGTACGGGCCTGAAGGCTGGGCTCAAGCGATCAATTTAATGCTAACCAAGCAAGGTATTTTGTAA
- a CDS encoding DMT family transporter, translated as MTNLLRLYFIIILSLFAFAANSVLCRLALADGLIDPASFTMWRLLSGAATLALLCVFQFFKTKNTPIKMIWLEGSWLSALSLFIYAMGFSYAYVTLETGIGALILFGAVQLTLILFAVWAGQKLVVLEWFGLLVAFAGFAYLVFPTLSSPSLVGFILMTLAGIAWGLYTWRGKISSKPLFATTSNFVRTIPMLLIALAFIDTEGLKSASTEGIVLAVISGAFMSGLGYALWYAVLPHLSASLAAVLQLLVPVIATIGGVIFTNESVTLHLIIATLSVLGGVLLVILAKKRTPKNA; from the coding sequence ATGACAAATTTGCTACGTTTATATTTCATTATTATTCTTTCTTTGTTCGCCTTCGCGGCGAACTCGGTTTTATGTCGATTGGCCCTTGCTGATGGCTTAATTGATCCTGCTAGTTTTACGATGTGGCGACTGCTTAGTGGTGCAGCCACGTTGGCGTTACTGTGTGTTTTTCAGTTTTTTAAAACAAAAAACACCCCGATCAAAATGATTTGGCTAGAAGGAAGTTGGCTGTCGGCGCTTTCACTGTTTATTTATGCGATGGGCTTTTCTTATGCCTATGTCACATTGGAAACAGGCATTGGCGCCTTGATTCTTTTTGGTGCTGTTCAGCTTACGCTGATCTTATTCGCTGTTTGGGCGGGTCAGAAACTGGTCGTTTTGGAATGGTTTGGACTGCTGGTGGCGTTTGCTGGTTTTGCGTATTTGGTGTTTCCTACTTTGTCATCGCCTTCTCTTGTTGGCTTTATTTTGATGACGTTAGCGGGTATCGCTTGGGGCTTATATACATGGCGTGGAAAAATCTCGTCTAAACCGCTGTTTGCAACTACCTCGAACTTTGTTCGAACCATCCCGATGCTATTGATTGCATTAGCCTTTATAGATACAGAAGGGCTTAAAAGTGCGAGTACAGAAGGGATTGTGTTGGCAGTGATCTCTGGTGCATTTATGTCTGGATTGGGTTACGCACTTTGGTACGCGGTGCTGCCTCACCTTAGCGCTTCATTGGCGGCTGTGTTACAGCTTTTGGTGCCTGTGATTGCGACTATTGGCGGCGTTATTTTTACGAATGAATCCGTCACTTTACACCTTATCATAGCGACGCTAAGCGTCCTAGGTGGCGTGTTACTCGTTATTCTTGCCAAAAAACGAACGCCTAAAAACGCCTAG
- a CDS encoding GNAT family N-acetyltransferase has translation MITIRRYKEDDTEALWNIFFHTVRNINTRDYSKEQVEAWAPDVFDMPIWKKRMQGLDPFVAVMSGVIVGYADLQPNGLVDHFFCHHEYQGQGVGKALMNHVLRVGEQRKVKRFYSEVSITARPFYERFGFRVVQEQEMEVRGQMLRNFVMEKFSEQSV, from the coding sequence TTGATAACAATCAGACGTTACAAGGAAGATGACACAGAGGCGCTTTGGAATATTTTTTTTCACACAGTTCGTAATATCAATACTCGAGACTATTCCAAAGAACAAGTTGAAGCCTGGGCTCCAGATGTCTTTGATATGCCAATTTGGAAAAAACGTATGCAAGGGCTAGATCCTTTCGTCGCTGTCATGAGTGGTGTCATTGTTGGCTATGCAGATTTACAACCGAATGGATTAGTAGATCACTTCTTTTGTCACCATGAGTATCAGGGCCAAGGCGTCGGTAAGGCACTAATGAATCATGTGTTACGTGTTGGAGAGCAACGAAAAGTGAAACGATTTTATTCTGAGGTCAGTATTACAGCGCGCCCATTTTACGAGCGCTTTGGTTTTAGGGTAGTTCAAGAGCAGGAAATGGAAGTTCGGGGACAAATGCTGAGAAACTTTGTTATGGAAAAGTTTAGCGAACAAAGCGTTTAA
- a CDS encoding DUF3010 family protein — protein sequence MITCGIEIKGSEVILCLLSKEDGLFQITDCRQIRHTLSNSNDTENVRKFQFLLKKLFEDYKVKKVAIRERPTKGKFAGGSVGFKIEAAIQLINTVQVDLFSGAKTKDILQHNPMPIPFKATGLRAFQEGAFTVAYAALSEYIPEA from the coding sequence ATGATTACTTGCGGTATCGAAATCAAAGGCAGTGAAGTTATTCTGTGCCTTCTATCGAAAGAAGACGGACTGTTCCAAATCACTGACTGTCGCCAAATACGCCACACACTGAGCAATTCCAACGACACAGAAAACGTGCGCAAATTCCAATTTTTGCTTAAAAAACTGTTCGAAGACTATAAAGTCAAAAAAGTGGCTATCCGTGAACGCCCAACGAAAGGCAAATTTGCTGGCGGTTCTGTTGGCTTTAAAATTGAAGCGGCGATCCAATTGATTAATACCGTTCAGGTAGATTTGTTCAGCGGCGCAAAAACCAAAGACATCTTGCAACACAACCCAATGCCAATTCCATTCAAAGCAACAGGCTTACGCGCATTCCAAGAAGGCGCCTTCACCGTGGCTTATGCTGCGCTTTCAGAATACATTCCTGAAGCGTAA
- a CDS encoding pyridoxal-phosphate-dependent aminotransferase family protein encodes MTASSPMGIPRPQVKSLDEILPHEPLLMMGAGPVPIPERVAKANSIVINHLGSVMAQVIDQVKSMARYVFQTESKWVLGVAGPASAAMEMAVANLLQPGERILCINNGFFSHRMAEMAIRVGADVHELHVDVHEAADPERVRKAIEETRPKVLTLVQGETSNTVFNHTLEDITKIAKSYGCLVVVDAVCTLSTMPLKMDEWQVDVVITGGQKGLSSIPGVSLLVFSNEAWAAVKNRTQPTAQWCFDAQLAENFWHKDGYHYTAPVSGIMALHEALKLVCDETLENRFSRHFRCSKALQSGIEGMGLELFIPPASRLNSVVGINIPNGLTAGQICRHISDVYRVEIAGSFGQPIVRIGQMGEQCREHNLFRTLHAFGSTMRDLGVKVDQPNGMAEMESYLQRVPRTLYQVA; translated from the coding sequence ATGACTGCTTCATCGCCAATGGGCATTCCTCGTCCTCAGGTGAAATCACTAGACGAAATCCTCCCTCATGAACCTTTACTGATGATGGGGGCTGGTCCAGTGCCAATTCCAGAACGTGTTGCCAAAGCCAATTCGATTGTCATTAATCATTTGGGTAGTGTAATGGCGCAAGTGATCGATCAAGTTAAATCGATGGCGCGCTATGTTTTTCAAACAGAATCAAAATGGGTGTTGGGTGTAGCGGGACCGGCCTCGGCCGCGATGGAAATGGCGGTTGCTAACTTGTTGCAACCGGGTGAGCGCATTCTATGTATCAATAATGGCTTTTTTAGCCATCGCATGGCGGAAATGGCGATTCGTGTTGGCGCTGATGTGCATGAACTGCATGTGGACGTTCATGAAGCCGCTGACCCAGAGCGAGTTCGTAAAGCGATCGAAGAAACACGCCCTAAAGTGCTAACACTGGTTCAAGGTGAAACATCGAATACGGTGTTTAACCACACATTAGAAGACATTACTAAGATTGCTAAGTCTTATGGTTGCCTAGTGGTGGTAGATGCGGTGTGCACACTCAGTACCATGCCCTTGAAAATGGACGAATGGCAGGTAGATGTTGTGATTACTGGCGGGCAAAAAGGTTTGTCGTCCATTCCTGGAGTATCGCTTTTGGTGTTTTCAAATGAAGCATGGGCTGCAGTGAAAAATCGTACTCAGCCAACCGCACAATGGTGTTTCGATGCGCAATTGGCAGAAAATTTTTGGCACAAAGATGGCTACCATTATACCGCGCCAGTGTCTGGCATCATGGCATTGCATGAAGCACTCAAGCTGGTATGTGATGAGACGCTAGAAAACCGGTTTTCTCGTCATTTTCGTTGTTCAAAAGCGCTTCAATCCGGCATTGAAGGGATGGGGTTGGAATTGTTTATCCCCCCGGCTTCTCGTTTGAATTCCGTTGTGGGTATTAATATTCCAAATGGGCTAACGGCAGGGCAAATTTGTCGACATATTTCGGATGTGTATCGAGTCGAGATCGCAGGATCATTTGGTCAGCCGATTGTTCGTATTGGGCAAATGGGGGAGCAATGCCGCGAACACAACTTGTTCCGTACCTTGCATGCATTTGGTAGCACCATGCGCGATCTGGGTGTGAAAGTGGATCAACCAAATGGCATGGCGGAAATGGAATCTTACCTGCAGCGTGTTCCTCGTACGCTTTATCAAGTGGCCTAA
- the yddG gene encoding aromatic amino acid exporter YddG, whose amino-acid sequence MTTNNLQATFIGSIAILLWSALALFTTQAKLVPPLLLLTLTFGMASLLFLLVYFVKNELKTSWQQTPKSAMIMGGLGFYFYHFFYFYAFQHAPPVEAGLIAYLWPLFIVLMVGMTKGNTLSWTHLIGAIIAFAGTGIMLQSKAQTISIDNAAYHWTGYAAAFSCALIWSSYSVANRRFQTVPSSAVLWYCLITTLLAGVSHLSLEEPNWSFPMTTWVAILGLGLGPVGVAFFCWDMGVKKGNLSLLGVLSYTAPALSTAWLGLFTNTQLTTGQIIACLLITAGALFASLMPRLNLKNKKTPLDSKKTKGV is encoded by the coding sequence ATGACAACAAACAATCTGCAAGCCACTTTTATTGGGAGCATCGCCATTTTACTCTGGAGCGCCCTTGCTCTTTTCACCACGCAAGCCAAGCTAGTCCCACCACTGCTGTTACTCACCCTGACCTTTGGGATGGCAAGCCTACTGTTTTTACTGGTGTATTTTGTAAAAAATGAATTGAAAACGTCTTGGCAGCAAACACCAAAGAGCGCCATGATCATGGGTGGGCTAGGGTTTTATTTTTATCACTTTTTCTATTTTTATGCGTTCCAGCATGCGCCACCAGTTGAAGCAGGTTTAATCGCCTATCTTTGGCCCTTATTTATCGTATTAATGGTGGGGATGACAAAAGGTAACACACTGTCATGGACACATTTGATCGGTGCGATTATCGCGTTTGCAGGCACTGGCATCATGCTGCAATCCAAAGCACAGACAATCAGTATAGACAACGCCGCTTATCATTGGACTGGCTACGCTGCAGCCTTTTCCTGCGCACTGATTTGGTCAAGTTATTCCGTCGCAAACCGACGCTTTCAAACCGTTCCTTCTAGCGCCGTACTTTGGTATTGCCTAATAACCACATTATTAGCAGGCGTATCTCATTTATCGCTTGAAGAGCCTAACTGGTCTTTTCCAATGACAACATGGGTGGCGATTTTAGGCCTGGGTCTTGGCCCTGTGGGCGTGGCATTTTTCTGCTGGGACATGGGCGTCAAGAAAGGCAACTTATCACTGCTGGGCGTATTGTCTTATACCGCGCCAGCGCTTTCTACCGCTTGGCTTGGCCTCTTTACTAACACGCAACTCACCACTGGTCAGATCATCGCTTGCCTACTCATTACCGCGGGTGCGCTGTTTGCGAGTTTAATGCCGCGCCTAAATTTAAAAAATAAAAAAACGCCCTTGGATTCAAAGAAAACCAAGGGCGTATAA
- a CDS encoding Bug family tripartite tricarboxylate transporter substrate binding protein, which produces MLNTISLKSVLICGAAALTIAGQAYAYEPARSAECIAPANPGGGWDFTCRSVGKVLVDEGYFKGNVQTVNMSGAGGGVAFAHTISKRDTDDNLIVAASTATTTRLAQGQFPGMNSDQVKWVGTLGADYGIIAVGKNSKYTSLNQILDALKKDPGAVKFAGGSASGGWDHLKVLMTAQKANVEELPKVRYLAFSGGSEALVQVVGGHVDAFTGDISEVKGFMESGDLRVLAVLSEERLPAPFDSIPTAMEQGIDSVAPNWRGFYVPGNASAESYDWWVDTMNELYTTQEWKDIMTKNGLMPFHKSGADFTQFVKNQTLDIKILSQDIGLIK; this is translated from the coding sequence ATGCTTAATACCATTTCTTTAAAGTCTGTTCTTATTTGTGGTGCCGCGGCACTTACTATCGCTGGACAGGCTTACGCCTATGAACCAGCTCGAAGTGCAGAATGTATTGCACCAGCTAACCCAGGTGGTGGATGGGACTTTACTTGCCGTAGCGTTGGTAAAGTATTAGTCGACGAAGGTTACTTTAAGGGTAATGTTCAGACGGTTAACATGTCTGGCGCTGGTGGTGGTGTTGCTTTTGCCCACACAATCAGTAAACGCGACACGGACGATAATTTAATCGTTGCCGCTAGTACAGCGACAACCACTCGCCTTGCTCAAGGCCAATTTCCAGGTATGAATTCAGACCAAGTTAAGTGGGTTGGTACATTGGGCGCTGACTACGGCATCATTGCGGTAGGCAAAAATTCAAAATATACCTCTCTTAATCAAATTCTTGATGCCCTTAAGAAAGACCCAGGTGCGGTTAAATTCGCCGGTGGTAGTGCTTCTGGTGGTTGGGATCACTTGAAAGTATTGATGACAGCGCAAAAAGCAAACGTTGAAGAACTGCCAAAAGTTCGTTACTTGGCGTTTAGCGGTGGCTCAGAAGCCTTGGTTCAAGTTGTTGGTGGTCACGTAGATGCGTTCACTGGCGATATTTCTGAAGTTAAAGGTTTCATGGAGTCTGGTGACTTACGTGTTTTAGCCGTTCTTTCTGAAGAGCGTTTACCAGCACCGTTTGATTCTATTCCAACAGCAATGGAGCAGGGTATTGATTCTGTTGCTCCAAACTGGCGTGGATTTTACGTACCTGGTAACGCGAGCGCAGAGTCTTACGATTGGTGGGTAGATACCATGAATGAGCTATACACAACGCAAGAATGGAAGGACATCATGACTAAAAACGGTTTGATGCCATTCCACAAATCTGGTGCTGATTTTACGCAATTTGTAAAAAATCAAACACTCGACATTAAAATATTATCTCAGGACATCGGTCTAATTAAATAA
- a CDS encoding tripartite tricarboxylate transporter TctB family protein has translation MRINDRVFGMLMLILAVVYGWEATKFPIPFGGHESVGPETFPIILAIILGISSIYLIVRPDPDEKWSPTAMLIELGVVVLSMLAFAWAIEPIGFMPAAALVVSFLSWRMGASISKSLITGVTSSVIIFFLFNNVLELALPLGLLEF, from the coding sequence ATGCGTATTAACGATCGTGTGTTTGGCATGCTGATGCTTATTCTTGCCGTAGTATACGGCTGGGAAGCAACAAAATTCCCCATTCCTTTTGGCGGGCACGAAAGTGTCGGACCTGAAACTTTTCCTATTATTTTAGCCATCATTTTAGGTATTAGTTCTATCTATTTGATTGTTCGCCCCGATCCAGATGAGAAATGGTCGCCGACTGCCATGTTGATTGAACTTGGTGTTGTGGTTCTTTCTATGCTTGCTTTTGCATGGGCCATTGAACCGATTGGTTTTATGCCTGCTGCAGCGCTTGTTGTGAGCTTTTTAAGTTGGCGTATGGGGGCAAGTATATCGAAGAGTCTTATCACTGGTGTGACGAGCTCGGTTATTATCTTTTTCCTATTCAATAATGTGCTTGAACTAGCACTGCCTCTAGGTCTATTGGAGTTTTAA